The following are from one region of the Bacteroidota bacterium genome:
- a CDS encoding YciI family protein — translation MKKFLILHFGFEMPTPEDMAGWNSWFASIADRQVERGHLPGGNEISGEGMTPLPFGKDSLTGYTMIKAASLDEATEIAQACPFVISTRVYEVKG, via the coding sequence ATGAAAAAATTCCTCATCCTGCATTTCGGATTTGAAATGCCTACCCCTGAAGACATGGCCGGCTGGAACAGCTGGTTTGCCTCCATAGCAGACCGGCAGGTCGAACGCGGTCATTTGCCAGGAGGCAACGAGATTTCTGGCGAAGGGATGACGCCGTTGCCGTTTGGGAAGGACTCTCTTACCGGGTATACGATGATTAAGGCGGCTAGCCTGGATGAAGCAACCGAAATAGCCCAGGCATGCCCTTTTGTTATTAGTACACGGGTGTATGAAGTAAAAGGCTAG
- a CDS encoding family 10 glycosylhydrolase — protein sequence MSFFSVDKASRSHQIYLSVCLAGLLLFAGCSASYNPERSAKQAGPPPSPEREFRGAWIATVANIDWPSSPDLTAIEQQAELRQLLDRLASMNMNAVILQVRPAADAFYASAYEPWSWYLSGEMGRPPSPYYDPLAFAIEEAHARGLELHAWFNPFRAGHRTFEGTFSPDHITVQRPDLVVEYGEQFWMDPGMPDAREHSLRVMLDVVRRYDLDGLHMDDYFYPYPVNDDRGRQVSFPDSMSWQIAQERGARITREDWRRQNINTFVETLYSEVKAIKPWVKVGLSPFGIWRPGYPDGVRGLDAYNQIYADARLWLQQGWIDYLSPQLYWEIDSDGQPYAALYSWWRRQNTKGRHVWPGNAIYRVESHKWPTSEIINQVKLTRAGEPYSGNVLFSMRILNENVRGLSDKMTRELYSKPALVPPMPWLGGKPLDTPMIAKEEGGFGTQLSLRTMPGDEAQHWLIRIRLRARWYLFVEPGALDAFPVERHFGSRELDEIVVSFVDRVGRESDTATIRREIVAHRQIGF from the coding sequence GTGTCTTTTTTTTCCGTTGATAAAGCAAGCCGGTCCCATCAAATCTATTTATCCGTCTGCCTGGCTGGCTTGTTGTTGTTTGCCGGATGTTCGGCCAGTTACAATCCTGAGCGCAGCGCTAAGCAGGCGGGGCCACCACCAAGTCCAGAGCGGGAATTCCGGGGCGCCTGGATTGCTACAGTCGCCAATATTGATTGGCCGTCATCGCCAGATCTCACTGCAATAGAGCAACAGGCAGAATTACGGCAGTTACTCGACCGGTTGGCAAGCATGAACATGAATGCGGTTATCCTGCAAGTCAGGCCGGCTGCTGATGCATTTTATGCTTCTGCGTATGAGCCCTGGTCCTGGTATCTTTCGGGAGAAATGGGTCGGCCACCGTCTCCGTATTACGACCCCCTTGCCTTCGCTATCGAGGAAGCACACGCCAGGGGACTGGAGCTACATGCATGGTTCAACCCTTTCCGGGCAGGGCACCGGACCTTTGAAGGCACCTTTTCACCCGATCATATTACTGTTCAGCGCCCTGATTTGGTGGTGGAATATGGTGAGCAATTCTGGATGGACCCCGGGATGCCGGATGCCAGGGAGCATTCCCTGCGCGTGATGCTCGATGTTGTTCGTCGATATGACCTCGACGGGTTGCATATGGATGACTACTTCTATCCCTATCCCGTCAATGACGACCGTGGCCGGCAGGTCTCCTTCCCGGATTCGATGAGTTGGCAAATTGCGCAGGAGCGGGGCGCGAGGATAACGCGCGAAGACTGGCGCCGGCAAAACATCAATACCTTTGTTGAAACCCTGTACAGCGAGGTCAAGGCGATCAAGCCCTGGGTGAAGGTTGGCTTGAGCCCCTTTGGCATTTGGCGTCCGGGGTATCCCGATGGGGTGCGTGGCCTCGATGCCTACAACCAGATTTATGCAGATGCACGGCTTTGGCTACAGCAGGGGTGGATCGATTACCTGAGTCCGCAATTGTACTGGGAAATTGACAGTGATGGGCAGCCTTATGCAGCGCTGTATAGCTGGTGGCGCCGGCAGAATACAAAAGGCCGCCACGTCTGGCCTGGCAATGCCATTTACCGGGTAGAAAGCCACAAATGGCCAACTTCTGAAATCATCAACCAGGTTAAGCTCACGCGTGCCGGCGAACCGTATTCAGGCAATGTGCTATTTAGTATGCGTATTCTGAACGAAAATGTGCGCGGCCTGAGCGATAAAATGACCCGCGAGCTTTACAGTAAGCCGGCGCTCGTGCCTCCCATGCCTTGGCTAGGGGGCAAGCCACTTGATACACCAATGATTGCAAAAGAGGAGGGGGGCTTTGGTACCCAACTCAGTTTACGCACCATGCCCGGCGACGAAGCGCAGCATTGGCTTATTCGTATCAGGTTACGCGCGCGTTGGTACCTTTTTGTTGAGCCCGGCGCTTTGGATGCTTTCCCTGTCGAGCGTCATTTTGGTAGCCGGGAGCTTGATGAAATCGTGGTGTCATTTGTCGACCGGGTAGGCCGCGAAAGCGACACCGCAACCATCCGGCGCGAAATTGTAGCACATCGGCAAATCGGCTTCTGA
- a CDS encoding Fe(3+) ABC transporter substrate-binding protein, protein MKKSYLLIVSLLCVLATACNPEAAKEGEDAEASLTLYTHRHYEADQALIAQFTEETGIAVNVVNASADELILKMENEGEQSPADVLITVDAGRLERAKSKGLFQSVSSPVLEENIPTHLREQDNLWFAFTKRARLIAYDKERGMPSGIASYADLAAPEMAGKVLIRSSGNIYNQSLMAGIIANEGQEGAKAWAERVVANMARPPKGNDRDQMKALVAGEGEVAVVNSYYLGHLLNSDDPAEVAVGERIGLLFPDQDGNGTHINVSGAGIAKYAPNKANAVKFIEFLSSPSAQALLASSNYEFPVNPEAETSALIASWGSFKEDTMALQKLGEFNKQAVLTFDEVGWQ, encoded by the coding sequence ATGAAAAAATCCTACCTACTTATCGTATCCTTGCTTTGTGTGCTTGCAACTGCATGCAACCCTGAAGCTGCAAAAGAAGGGGAGGATGCGGAAGCGTCACTCACCCTGTATACCCACCGACACTATGAAGCAGACCAGGCCCTGATTGCACAATTTACCGAAGAGACGGGTATTGCGGTCAATGTTGTGAATGCCAGTGCCGACGAACTGATATTGAAGATGGAAAACGAGGGCGAGCAGTCGCCGGCAGATGTGTTGATCACCGTTGATGCTGGTCGCCTTGAGCGCGCAAAAAGCAAAGGATTGTTTCAGTCGGTTTCATCGCCTGTGCTGGAGGAAAATATCCCGACACACCTGCGCGAGCAAGACAACTTGTGGTTTGCCTTCACCAAGCGCGCTCGTCTGATTGCATATGATAAAGAGCGCGGTATGCCTTCAGGCATTGCAAGCTATGCAGACTTGGCTGCACCTGAAATGGCCGGCAAAGTGCTTATCCGCTCTTCTGGCAACATTTACAACCAGTCGTTGATGGCTGGCATCATTGCCAATGAAGGGCAGGAAGGTGCTAAAGCCTGGGCTGAACGTGTTGTTGCCAACATGGCGCGGCCACCCAAAGGCAATGACCGCGACCAGATGAAAGCACTGGTGGCCGGTGAAGGCGAAGTGGCTGTGGTTAACTCATACTACCTTGGGCATTTGCTGAATTCGGATGACCCGGCTGAGGTTGCAGTGGGTGAACGGATTGGCCTGCTTTTCCCCGACCAGGATGGAAACGGAACGCATATCAATGTCAGCGGCGCTGGGATTGCAAAATATGCACCCAACAAGGCTAACGCCGTTAAATTTATCGAATTCCTTTCCAGTCCTTCAGCACAAGCGTTATTAGCTTCTTCGAATTACGAGTTTCCAGTGAACCCGGAAGCAGAAACTTCAGCCTTGATTGCTTCCTGGGGGAGCTTCAAAGAAGATACAATGGCGCTGCAAAAGCTCGGTGAGTTTAATAA